A single Triticum dicoccoides isolate Atlit2015 ecotype Zavitan chromosome 2A, WEW_v2.0, whole genome shotgun sequence DNA region contains:
- the LOC119356812 gene encoding D-3-phosphoglycerate dehydrogenase 1, chloroplastic-like, whose protein sequence is MAAPSPTTAAATHHRALLPAPARRAALSLSPTSALRLPARARASRGRICVSAPAAPAASTASPPATAAVAVEGKPTVLVAEKLGAAGLALLREFANVDCSYGLSPEELRAKISLCDALIVRSGTKVGRDVFEASGGRLRVVGRAGVGIDNVDLAAATEHGCLVVNAPTANTVAAAEHGIALLCAMARNVAQADASLKAGKWARTKYVGVSLVGKTLAILGFGKVGSEVARRAKGLGMHVIAHDPYASADRARAIGVDLVSMEEAMTTADFISLHMPLTPSTNKMLNDEAFAKMKKGVRIINVARGGVIDEDALVRALDAGIVAQAALDVFTKEPPAADSKLVLHENVTVTPHLGASTVEAQEGVAIEIAEAVTGALKGELAASAVNAPMVPAEVLSELAPYVMLAEKLGRLAVQLVAGGGGIKSVKVTYASARAPDDLDTRLLRAMITKGVIEPISDVFVNLVNADFTAKQRGIRVSEEKIVMDGSPETPLEYIQVQIANVESKFPSAICDSGLVTVEGRVKDGIPHLTKVGAFEVDVSMEGSLILCRQVDQPGMIGSVGSVLGEENVNVSFMSVGRIAPRKTAIMAIGVDEEPSKATLTKIGEIPAIEEFVFLKL, encoded by the exons ATGGCGGCGCCGTccccgaccaccgccgccgccacccaccaccgcgccctcctcccggCCCCGGCCCGCCGCgcggccctctccctctccccgacctcCGCGCTCCGCCTCCCCGCGCGCGCCCGCGCCAGCCGCGGCCGCATCTGCGTCTCcgcgcccgccgcccccgccgcgtcGACCGCGTCCCCGCCCGCGACGGCCGCGGTGGCCGTCGAGGGCAAGCCCACGGTGCTCGTGGCCGAGAAGCTCGGCGCCGCGGGGCTGGCGCTGCTCCGGGAGTTCGCCAACGTCGACTGCTCCTACGGCCTCTCCCCCGAGGAGCTCCGCGCCAAGATCTCGCTCTGCGACGCGCTCATCGTGCGCTCCGGGACCAAGGTCGGGCGCGACGTCTTCGAGGCCTCGGGGGGCCGGCTCCGCGTCGTCGGCCGCGCGGGGGTCGGGATCGACAACGTCgatctcgccgccgccaccgagcacGGCTGCCTCGTCGTCAACGCGCCCACCGCCAACACCGTCGCCGCCGCAGAGCACGGCATCGCGCTGCTCTGCGCCATGGCCCGGAACGTCGCCCAGGCCGACGCCTCCCTCAAGgctg GCAAATGGGCGCGCACCAAGTATGTTGGTGTGTCTCTTGTTGGCAAAACTCTTGCTATCCTTGGGTTTGGAAAGGTTGGGTCAGAGGTTGCACGCCGTGCTAAAGGTCTAGGAATGCACGTGATTGCACACGATCCATATGCTTCTGCTGATCGTGCTCGTGCAATTGGAGTTGACCTAGTGAGCATGGAAGAGGCTATGACAACCGCCGACTTTATCTCATTGCATATGCCCCTTACCCCTTCAACAAACAAGATGCTCAACGATGAAGCCTTTGCGAAGATGAAGAAGGGTGTTCGGATTATAAATGTTGCCCGTGGTGGTGTGATTGATGAAGATGCTCTAGTCAGGGCCCTTGATGCAGGAATTGTTGCACAG gctgctCTTGATGTGTTCACTAAGGAGCCTCCAGCAGCAGACAGCAAGTTAGTGCTGCATGAGAATGTTACCGTGACACCACATCTTGGTGCCAGCACAGTAGAAGCACAG GAAGGAGTGGCTATTGAAATAGCTGAAGCTGTCACTGGAGCTCTGAAAGGGGAGCTTGCAGCTTCGGCCGTCAATGCACCAATGGTTCCCGCTGAG GTGCTTTCAGAGCTTGCACCTTATGTCATGCTCGCTGAAAAGCTTGGGCGCCTAGCTGTCCAGCTTGTTGCCGGTGGTGGCGGTATCAAGTCTGTGAAGGTGACCTATGCATCTGCAAGGGCTCCCGATGATCTTGACACGAGACTTCTCCGTGCAATGATCACCAAGGGTGTGATCGAACCAATCTCCGACGTTTTCGTCAATCTGGTCAACGCCGACTTTACCGCGAAGCAGAGGGGCATCCGTGTCAGCGAGGAGAAAATCGTGATGGATGGCTCACCCGAGACACCTCTCGAGTACATTCAGGTTCAGATAGCCAATGTGGAGTCCAAATTTCCCAGTGCGATATGCGACTCCGGACTGGTCACGGTGGAGGGGCGGGTGAAGGACGGCATCCCTCACCTTACCAAGGTCGGAGCGTTCGAGGTGGACGTGAGCATGGAGGGCAGCCTGATCCTGTGCAGGCAGGTCGACCAGCCCGGCATGATCGGGTCGGTCGGAAGCGTCCTGGGCGAGGAGAACGTCAACGTCAGCTTCATGAGCGTCGGGAGGATCGCTCCCCGCAAGACGGCTATCATGGCGATAGGCGTCGACGAGGAGCCCAGCAAGGCCACGCTGACCAAGATCGGGGAGATCCCTGCGATCGAAGAGTTTGTCTTCCTCAAGCTCTAG